One genomic segment of Pseudomonas sp. RU47 includes these proteins:
- a CDS encoding DinB family protein, producing the protein MSQPLSHHLLTMAYQNAWANHRLAKAWSQLEAADLAAPRVSFFPSIRLTLNHILTCDWFYVDALERELRGDEPHPDCYVFFNADEPFTDGPPLREEQAHVDRRLIAYCEQLRDADLGRIVTIARDTPQHDSRLRMLSHLFEHQLHHRGQVHAMLSDTSVKPPQLDEFFCVGESALRAEDFAELGWTEELIWGH; encoded by the coding sequence ATGAGCCAACCGCTTTCCCATCATCTGCTGACCATGGCTTACCAGAATGCCTGGGCCAATCATCGTCTGGCCAAGGCCTGGAGCCAGCTCGAAGCGGCAGATCTGGCCGCGCCCCGGGTGAGTTTTTTCCCGAGCATTCGTCTGACCCTCAATCACATCCTCACCTGCGACTGGTTCTACGTCGATGCACTGGAACGCGAGTTGCGCGGGGACGAGCCGCATCCCGACTGCTATGTGTTTTTCAATGCGGATGAGCCATTTACCGACGGCCCACCACTGCGCGAAGAGCAGGCCCACGTTGATCGGCGCCTGATCGCCTATTGCGAGCAACTGCGCGATGCCGATCTGGGCCGAATCGTCACCATCGCCCGCGACACGCCGCAGCACGACAGCCGTTTGCGCATGCTTTCGCACCTGTTCGAGCATCAGCTTCATCACCGCGGCCAGGTGCACGCGATGCTCAGCGACACGTCGGTGAAACCGCCGCAACTGGATGAGTTCTTCTGTGTCGGCGAAAGTGCTCTGCGTGCCGAAGATTTCGCCGAACTCGGCTGGACCGAGGAACTGATCTGGGGACACTGA
- the zapE gene encoding cell division protein ZapE produces the protein MTFDSPLSAWQHAVQHKGFIQDEAQEHAVWALQKCHEALHAGVRSVTGVYLWGPVGRGKTWLMDQFYQSLRVPARRQHFHHFMGWVHQRSFQLTGIADPLRVLAKELAAEVRVLCFDELFVNDIGDAIILGRLFQVMFDEGVVIVCTSNLPPDDLYADGFNRDRFVPAIAAIKAHMQVVAVNGAEDHRLHPGAGLQRYFVATSSLSALDEVFQALTAGQPASREPVSVGHRQLNVVQASETVLWCRYADLCEQPFAAMDFIALCDRYTAILLSEVPNLSAQKREGRIARGTEDGAQRVVAGDRELPQLSVHDDGVRRFIALVDECYDRKVPLYIEAQVPMAALYTEGYLEFPFRRTLSRLQEMQLQRFAEA, from the coding sequence ATGACTTTCGACTCCCCCCTCAGCGCCTGGCAACACGCCGTTCAACACAAGGGCTTCATCCAGGATGAAGCCCAGGAACACGCGGTCTGGGCGCTGCAAAAATGCCACGAAGCCCTGCACGCCGGTGTCCGTTCGGTCACCGGCGTTTATCTGTGGGGGCCGGTCGGGCGCGGCAAGACCTGGCTGATGGATCAGTTCTATCAGAGCCTGCGGGTGCCGGCGCGACGCCAACACTTTCATCACTTCATGGGCTGGGTGCATCAGCGTTCGTTCCAGTTGACCGGGATTGCCGATCCGTTGCGCGTGCTGGCCAAAGAGCTGGCGGCGGAGGTGCGGGTGCTGTGCTTCGATGAGCTGTTCGTCAACGACATCGGTGACGCGATCATTCTTGGTCGGCTGTTTCAGGTGATGTTCGACGAAGGCGTGGTGATCGTGTGCACGTCCAATCTGCCGCCGGATGATCTGTACGCCGACGGCTTTAACCGCGACCGTTTTGTCCCGGCGATTGCCGCGATCAAGGCGCATATGCAGGTGGTCGCGGTGAATGGTGCCGAGGATCATCGACTGCATCCGGGCGCAGGTCTGCAACGTTACTTTGTGGCCACGTCCTCGCTCAGTGCGCTGGACGAAGTGTTTCAGGCTTTGACCGCCGGGCAACCGGCCAGCCGCGAACCGGTGTCGGTCGGGCATCGCCAGTTGAACGTGGTGCAGGCCAGTGAAACGGTGTTGTGGTGTCGCTATGCGGATCTCTGCGAGCAACCGTTCGCCGCCATGGATTTCATCGCACTGTGCGACCGTTACACGGCTATTCTGTTGAGCGAAGTACCCAATCTCAGCGCACAGAAACGCGAAGGGCGCATCGCGCGTGGCACCGAAGACGGCGCGCAGCGAGTGGTGGCGGGTGACCGCGAGTTGCCGCAACTGTCGGTTCACGACGACGGCGTGCGGCGTTTCATCGCGCTGGTCGACGAGTGCTACGACCGCAAGGTGCCGCTGTACATCGAGGCGCAAGTGCCAATGGCTGCGCTGTACACCGAGGGTTATCTGGAATTCCCGTTCCGCCGCACCCTCAGTCGCTTGCAGGAGATGCAGCTGCAGCGCTTTGCCGAAGCTTGA
- a CDS encoding nuclear transport factor 2 family protein, whose translation MSHPASTLAPAIAAYIDAANARDTSRVASFFAEDANVFDEGQHQVGPHAIAQWMQDTGQRYQPRVEVLEVQQRTGKVLVHGLISGTFPGSPAQLRYTFRLNEQGKIARLDISL comes from the coding sequence ATGTCTCATCCCGCCTCTACACTGGCCCCGGCCATCGCTGCGTATATCGATGCGGCCAACGCACGTGACACCTCGCGGGTCGCCAGTTTTTTTGCCGAGGATGCCAACGTGTTCGACGAGGGCCAGCATCAGGTCGGCCCGCACGCCATTGCACAATGGATGCAAGACACCGGGCAACGCTATCAGCCTCGGGTCGAAGTGCTGGAGGTCCAGCAACGCACCGGCAAAGTGCTGGTGCACGGACTGATTTCCGGGACATTTCCCGGCAGCCCGGCCCAGCTGCGTTATACGTTCCGCTTGAACGAGCAGGGGAAAATCGCCCGCCTGGATATTTCCCTGTAA
- a CDS encoding helix-turn-helix transcriptional regulator, whose amino-acid sequence MSRTTRLLTLLQVLRGKKRPVTAAILAAELEVSERTLYRDIAELTALGAPIHGEAGIGYVLRSGLFLPPLMLNAEETEAIVLGLRYVDQRGDEVLGKAAADALAKIAAVLDPQAQEALRNPTVMPGPPGYGFPQNAVPLNVFRHAIRDQAKLHIDYADAQQVPSQRLIWPLALGFLNEVRIIVAWCELRGAYRTFRTDRISAARRQGDGYPGRRSDWLRTWREQMQLDESGRFTPDKN is encoded by the coding sequence GTGTCGCGTACCACTCGTCTTTTGACTTTGCTGCAAGTGCTGCGCGGCAAGAAACGCCCGGTTACGGCGGCAATCCTCGCCGCCGAACTGGAAGTGTCCGAGCGTACGCTCTATCGCGATATCGCTGAACTGACCGCCCTCGGCGCGCCGATCCATGGCGAGGCGGGGATCGGTTATGTGCTGCGCAGCGGCCTGTTTCTGCCGCCATTGATGCTCAACGCCGAAGAGACCGAAGCCATCGTCCTCGGTTTGCGCTACGTCGATCAGCGCGGTGATGAAGTCCTCGGCAAAGCGGCTGCAGATGCGCTGGCGAAAATTGCCGCCGTGCTCGATCCGCAGGCCCAGGAAGCGCTGCGTAATCCCACGGTGATGCCGGGGCCGCCGGGCTATGGTTTTCCGCAAAACGCTGTGCCTTTGAACGTGTTCCGCCATGCCATCCGCGACCAGGCCAAACTGCACATCGATTACGCCGACGCGCAACAGGTGCCCAGTCAGCGGCTGATCTGGCCATTGGCGCTGGGCTTTCTCAATGAGGTGCGGATCATCGTTGCGTGGTGCGAATTGCGCGGCGCCTACCGTACATTTCGCACTGACCGGATCAGCGCCGCCAGGCGTCAGGGTGATGGTTATCCGGGGCGCCGCAGCGACTGGTTGCGCACCTGGCGCGAGCAGATGCAACTGGATGAAAGCGGGCGATTCACTCCTGACAAAAACTGA
- a CDS encoding aldo/keto reductase: protein MHYKVFGRKTGLRVSELALGAGNFGTGWGHGAERDEAKRIFDGFLDAGGNFIDTANGYQGGQSESMLSEFIAPERDRLVIATKYSMGTTPADGISHTGNSRKNMVRAVEESLKRLNTDHIDLFWAHVTDGVTPMEEILRGFDDLVRAGKIHYAGLSNFPAWRVSRADVLAELRGFAPIVAIQVEYSLAERSAERELLPMAEALGLAATLWSPLAGGFLTGKYRGGDDNNRASKLGMLVHAEKSARETALLDTLLAVAAEIGVSPTHVAIAWLREKARRSTTALIPILGSRTREQLDATLGALDVQLSEQHMARLEDSSAVPAGVPHETITSAAPRFTGPQTLDLPIIPVA from the coding sequence ATGCATTACAAGGTTTTTGGTCGCAAAACCGGTCTGCGTGTTTCTGAACTGGCGCTGGGCGCCGGCAATTTCGGCACCGGTTGGGGCCACGGCGCCGAACGTGACGAAGCCAAGCGCATCTTTGATGGCTTCCTCGATGCCGGCGGCAATTTCATTGATACCGCCAATGGTTATCAGGGCGGACAGTCGGAATCGATGCTCAGTGAATTCATTGCCCCGGAGCGCGATCGCCTGGTGATCGCCACCAAATACAGCATGGGCACGACCCCGGCCGACGGCATTTCCCACACCGGCAACAGCCGGAAAAACATGGTTCGCGCGGTAGAAGAAAGCCTTAAACGCTTGAACACCGATCACATTGATCTGTTCTGGGCGCACGTGACCGATGGCGTGACGCCGATGGAAGAAATTCTCCGCGGTTTTGATGATCTGGTGCGCGCGGGCAAAATCCACTATGCCGGTTTGTCGAACTTCCCGGCGTGGCGCGTTTCCCGCGCTGACGTGTTGGCGGAGCTGCGCGGCTTTGCGCCGATAGTCGCGATTCAGGTCGAATACAGCCTCGCTGAACGCAGCGCCGAGCGCGAGTTGCTGCCAATGGCCGAAGCACTTGGACTGGCGGCAACCCTGTGGTCACCCTTGGCGGGTGGGTTCCTCACGGGCAAATATCGCGGCGGCGATGACAATAACCGTGCGAGCAAACTCGGCATGCTGGTGCATGCGGAAAAAAGCGCCCGCGAAACCGCCCTGCTCGATACGTTGCTGGCGGTGGCCGCAGAAATCGGCGTCAGCCCGACCCACGTCGCCATCGCCTGGTTACGCGAAAAAGCCCGCCGTTCGACCACTGCGCTGATCCCGATCCTCGGCTCGCGCACCCGCGAACAACTGGACGCCACCCTTGGCGCACTCGACGTGCAACTGAGCGAACAACACATGGCGCGGCTTGAAGACAGCAGTGCCGTGCCGGCGGGTGTACCGCACGAGACGATTACCAGTGCCGCCCCTCGCTTTACCGGTCCGCAAACGTTGGACCTGCCGATCATCCCGGTAGCCTGA
- the speB gene encoding agmatinase codes for MDVPMQNDQAMTRDSLYGTAAESTYAGITSFMRRRYSRDLRGVDVAVSGVPFDTATSNRPGARFGPRGIRAASTGIAWERHWPWTFDPFEHLAVIDYGDCDFDYGSPHSIPESIEAHAEQILNAGSAMLTFGGDHFISYPLLKAHARKHGTLSLIHFDAHSDTWPDEEGKRVDHGTMFWHAAREGLVDPARSVQIGLRTTNDDHMGFQVLDARQVHRRGCEAIVEAIRARVGDNPVYLTFDIDCLDPAFAPGTGTPVCGGLSTVQALEILGGLRGINLVGMDVVEVAPAYDHAEVTSLAAATLAMEMLCLYAARHKVDR; via the coding sequence ATGGATGTGCCCATGCAAAACGATCAGGCGATGACCCGCGACAGCCTCTACGGCACCGCCGCCGAAAGCACCTATGCCGGCATCACCAGTTTCATGCGCCGGCGCTACAGCCGTGACTTGCGCGGCGTCGATGTCGCGGTCAGCGGCGTGCCGTTCGACACCGCTACCAGCAACCGCCCCGGCGCTCGTTTCGGGCCACGGGGGATTCGTGCGGCTTCCACCGGGATCGCCTGGGAACGCCACTGGCCGTGGACGTTCGACCCGTTCGAGCATTTGGCGGTTATCGATTACGGCGACTGCGACTTCGATTACGGCTCACCCCACAGCATCCCCGAAAGCATCGAAGCCCACGCCGAGCAGATTCTCAACGCCGGCAGCGCGATGCTGACGTTTGGCGGTGATCACTTCATCAGCTACCCGTTGCTGAAAGCGCATGCACGCAAGCACGGCACGCTGTCGCTGATCCACTTCGATGCGCACAGCGACACCTGGCCGGACGAGGAGGGCAAGCGGGTCGACCATGGCACGATGTTCTGGCACGCCGCTCGCGAAGGGCTGGTTGATCCGGCGCGCTCGGTGCAGATCGGTTTGCGCACCACCAATGACGATCACATGGGTTTCCAGGTGCTGGATGCGCGGCAGGTCCATCGGCGGGGCTGTGAGGCGATTGTCGAAGCGATTCGCGCGCGGGTGGGCGATAACCCGGTGTATCTGACGTTCGACATCGATTGCCTGGATCCGGCGTTTGCACCCGGAACCGGAACGCCTGTCTGCGGCGGTTTGAGCACCGTACAAGCGCTGGAAATTCTCGGTGGTTTGCGTGGGATCAATTTGGTCGGGATGGACGTGGTGGAAGTCGCCCCGGCCTACGACCACGCCGAGGTCACCTCATTGGCCGCCGCGACACTGGCGATGGAAATGCTCTGCCTCTACGCCGCCCGACACAAAGTCGATCGCTAA
- a CDS encoding polyamine ABC transporter substrate-binding protein, whose translation MAPVFKLCFPVLLLSVAFQAQAEDKTLNLYSWADYVPPSTLQRFEQKTGIHVRYDTFDTSEVLETKLLTGGSGYDVVVPSSSVLARGLAAGALKEIPHAGLKGYANLDPDLLEKMAAVDPGNRYGVPYTWGTLGLGMNVEAVKQRLPDVPLNSLDLLFKPQNASKLKDCGIAILDSPQEVIGLALHYLGKDPYSTDKNDLAAAEALLQQLQPSVLYVATGRQINDLASGNVCLALTYNGDASMAADQARKANKAFEVAYRIPKEGTLVWQDNLAIPKDAPHPEAARAFIEFMLRPDSVAELTNTLFFATANQAATPLVDEAVRNDPDIYPPSDVRARLYADRSMSLKDMRQRTRLWTTFRSHQ comes from the coding sequence ATGGCTCCCGTGTTCAAGCTGTGTTTCCCCGTGCTGCTGTTGTCCGTGGCTTTTCAGGCTCAGGCCGAGGACAAGACCCTCAATCTCTACAGCTGGGCCGACTACGTGCCGCCGTCAACCCTGCAACGGTTCGAGCAGAAAACCGGCATTCATGTGCGTTATGACACGTTCGATACCTCCGAGGTGCTGGAAACCAAGTTGCTCACTGGCGGCAGCGGGTATGACGTGGTGGTGCCGTCGTCCAGCGTTCTGGCGCGGGGGCTGGCGGCCGGCGCCTTGAAAGAAATCCCTCATGCGGGTCTCAAGGGCTACGCCAATCTTGATCCGGATTTGCTGGAAAAAATGGCCGCGGTCGACCCTGGCAATCGCTATGGCGTGCCGTACACCTGGGGTACGTTGGGGCTGGGCATGAATGTCGAGGCGGTGAAGCAGCGTCTGCCTGATGTGCCGCTGAACAGCCTCGACCTGCTGTTCAAACCGCAGAACGCCAGCAAGCTCAAGGACTGCGGCATCGCCATTCTCGATTCGCCGCAGGAGGTCATTGGTCTGGCCCTGCATTACTTGGGCAAGGATCCCTACAGCACCGACAAGAACGATCTGGCTGCCGCCGAAGCGTTGTTGCAGCAACTCCAGCCGTCGGTGCTCTACGTCGCCACCGGCCGGCAGATCAATGATCTGGCCAGCGGCAACGTGTGCCTCGCGCTGACCTACAACGGCGACGCGAGCATGGCCGCAGATCAGGCGCGCAAAGCCAATAAAGCGTTCGAAGTGGCGTACCGCATTCCCAAGGAAGGCACGCTGGTATGGCAGGACAATCTGGCCATCCCCAAAGACGCGCCGCACCCCGAGGCCGCACGGGCGTTCATCGAGTTCATGCTGCGCCCCGACTCGGTGGCCGAACTGACCAATACCTTGTTCTTTGCCACCGCCAACCAGGCCGCCACGCCATTGGTGGACGAGGCGGTGCGCAACGATCCCGACATCTATCCGCCGAGCGACGTGCGTGCGCGGCTCTACGCCGATCGCAGCATGAGCCTCAAGGACATGCGCCAGCGCACGCGTCTGTGGACCACTTTCCGTAGCCATCAATAA
- a CDS encoding LysR family transcriptional regulator, translated as MLGQLHDVDLQLLRLFVRVVECGGFSAAQGDLGLSQSSISQQMAKLETRLGYRLCSRGKAGFSVTPKGEQLLIAVRTLFESIETFRHQSNGVAGRLIGEVRLGISESVDQSVLQRVAAAIRRFRERDESVRIELISAMPGEMERLLLQQRLDLAIGYFSQVQSAFDYRQLFSETQHLYCAAGHPLFNDETPSDAALQACDRVDHPYRFLRSDEPFQGKLCSARSEQVEGTLAFILSGKHVGYLPDHYARSWQEKGLLRPVREGELSFDVAFHLARHRAQVPGDAQKAFEEDLLAAFNLA; from the coding sequence ATGTTGGGTCAACTGCACGACGTCGATTTGCAACTGCTGCGCCTGTTTGTGCGGGTGGTCGAGTGTGGCGGCTTCAGCGCTGCCCAGGGTGATCTGGGCCTGAGCCAGTCGAGCATCAGCCAGCAAATGGCCAAACTGGAAACCCGCCTCGGCTACCGTTTGTGCAGCCGTGGCAAGGCTGGCTTCAGCGTTACGCCCAAGGGCGAGCAGTTGCTGATCGCGGTGCGCACGTTGTTTGAATCGATCGAAACCTTCCGCCATCAATCCAACGGCGTCGCCGGACGCTTGATCGGCGAAGTGCGCTTGGGGATTTCCGAGTCGGTCGATCAATCGGTGCTGCAAAGGGTAGCTGCGGCGATCCGACGTTTTCGCGAGCGCGATGAGTCGGTGCGTATCGAACTGATCAGTGCCATGCCCGGCGAAATGGAACGGCTGCTGCTGCAACAGCGGCTGGATCTGGCCATCGGTTATTTCTCGCAAGTGCAAAGTGCCTTCGACTATCGCCAGTTGTTCAGCGAAACCCAGCATTTGTATTGCGCCGCCGGCCATCCATTGTTTAACGACGAGACGCCCAGCGACGCCGCGTTGCAGGCCTGCGACCGGGTCGATCACCCCTATCGGTTTTTGCGCAGCGACGAACCGTTTCAGGGCAAGCTCTGCTCGGCGCGCTCGGAGCAGGTTGAAGGTACGCTGGCGTTTATTCTCTCCGGCAAACATGTCGGCTATTTGCCGGATCACTATGCGCGGAGCTGGCAGGAAAAGGGGTTGCTGCGGCCCGTGCGTGAAGGCGAATTGAGTTTTGATGTGGCGTTTCATCTGGCCCGGCATCGGGCGCAGGTGCCGGGGGATGCGCAAAAGGCTTTTGAAGAGGATTTACTGGCCGCATTCAATCTCGCGTAG
- a CDS encoding nucleobase:cation symporter-2 family protein, whose translation MTASEKAPRNNDLIYGLNDRPHLTATVFAALQHVLASFVGIITPTLIMGGALGLQSEIPYLISMALFVSGLGTFVQAKRFGPVGSGLLCLQGTSFSFMSVILSAGFMVKARGGGTDEILSTIFGVCFFAAFIEVMLSQFIGKLRMLITPVVTGTIITLMGLSLIKVAMTDIAGGFGAPDLGAASHVFLAALVIGTIVVLNRVDVPFLRLGAIVIGLTLGYVVAWLMGTVDFASMPEVPLVSVPVPFKYGFNFDWVAFVPVAVIFLVSPLEAAGDLTANSMISRQPVKGPLYIRRIKSGLLADGLNSAMAAVFNSMPMVTFAQNNGVIQLTGVASRYVAFFIAGLLVLLGLFPMIGAVLQLMPKPVLGGAELVMFGTVAVAGIKILAEAGLHRRNMLIVAISLGMGLGIAAVPEVLRELPQALRNIFESPITVGALCAIVLNIFLPEEFIELEEDDFDPEASILQVMENPDMPAKGEPAPAAAVAQLNR comes from the coding sequence ATGACCGCCTCTGAAAAAGCCCCGCGCAACAACGACCTGATCTACGGCCTCAACGACCGCCCGCACCTGACTGCCACCGTGTTTGCCGCACTGCAACACGTGCTGGCCAGCTTCGTCGGTATCATCACCCCGACCCTGATCATGGGCGGCGCCCTCGGTCTGCAAAGTGAAATTCCTTACCTGATCAGCATGGCGCTGTTCGTCTCCGGCCTCGGTACTTTCGTCCAGGCCAAGCGCTTCGGCCCGGTCGGTTCGGGATTGTTGTGCCTGCAAGGCACCAGTTTTTCCTTTATGAGCGTGATTCTCAGCGCCGGTTTCATGGTCAAGGCGCGCGGTGGCGGCACCGATGAAATCCTCTCGACGATCTTCGGCGTGTGCTTTTTCGCCGCCTTCATCGAAGTGATGCTGAGCCAGTTCATCGGCAAACTGCGCATGCTGATCACCCCGGTGGTCACCGGTACGATCATCACGCTGATGGGCCTGTCGCTGATCAAAGTGGCGATGACCGACATTGCCGGCGGCTTCGGCGCGCCTGATCTGGGCGCCGCCAGCCATGTGTTTCTCGCAGCGCTGGTGATCGGCACCATCGTCGTGCTGAACCGCGTCGACGTACCGTTCTTGCGCCTGGGCGCGATCGTCATCGGCCTGACCCTTGGCTATGTGGTGGCGTGGCTGATGGGCACCGTGGATTTCGCCTCGATGCCCGAAGTGCCGCTGGTCAGCGTGCCAGTGCCGTTCAAGTACGGTTTCAACTTCGACTGGGTGGCGTTCGTGCCGGTGGCAGTGATTTTCCTCGTGTCGCCGCTGGAAGCTGCCGGTGATCTGACGGCCAACTCGATGATCTCGCGGCAACCGGTCAAAGGCCCGCTGTACATCCGCCGAATCAAATCCGGCCTGCTCGCCGACGGCCTCAACTCGGCCATGGCGGCGGTGTTCAACAGCATGCCGATGGTGACCTTCGCGCAGAACAACGGCGTGATTCAACTCACCGGTGTGGCCAGCCGCTACGTCGCCTTCTTCATCGCCGGTCTGCTGGTGTTGCTCGGGCTGTTCCCGATGATCGGCGCGGTGCTGCAGTTGATGCCGAAACCGGTACTCGGCGGCGCTGAACTGGTGATGTTCGGCACCGTCGCGGTGGCCGGGATCAAGATCCTCGCCGAAGCCGGTCTGCATCGGCGCAACATGCTGATCGTGGCGATTTCGCTGGGTATGGGCCTGGGCATCGCCGCTGTGCCGGAAGTTCTGCGCGAGTTGCCGCAAGCGCTGCGCAACATCTTCGAATCGCCGATCACCGTCGGCGCGTTGTGCGCTATCGTGCTGAATATCTTCCTGCCAGAAGAATTCATCGAGCTGGAAGAAGACGATTTCGACCCGGAAGCCTCGATTCTTCAGGTCATGGAAAATCCGGACATGCCGGCCAAAGGTGAACCTGCCCCAGCGGCGGCTGTCGCACAGTTGAACCGCTAA
- a CDS encoding LEA type 2 family protein, whose translation MRRFQAVILSLLLLSLSACALFPNRDPVNINVVGLEPLPSQDLEVRFAIKIRVQNPNETAIDYNGIALDLEVNGHSLASGVSDQSGSIPRFSEAIVSVPVSISAFSVLRQTLGLSQTQTLDNLPYVLRGKLAGGLFGTMRFVDSGKLSLPKASATTW comes from the coding sequence ATGCGCCGCTTCCAAGCCGTCATTCTGTCACTGCTTCTGCTGTCCCTCAGCGCCTGTGCGCTGTTCCCCAACCGAGACCCGGTGAACATCAACGTGGTCGGCCTGGAGCCGTTGCCAAGCCAGGATCTGGAAGTGCGTTTCGCCATCAAGATTCGCGTGCAAAACCCTAATGAAACGGCCATCGACTACAACGGCATCGCTTTGGATCTTGAGGTCAACGGCCATTCACTGGCCTCGGGTGTCAGCGATCAGAGCGGTTCAATCCCAAGGTTTTCCGAGGCCATTGTTAGCGTTCCGGTCAGCATCTCGGCGTTTTCGGTATTACGCCAGACGCTGGGCCTGAGTCAGACGCAAACCCTCGATAACCTGCCCTATGTGCTGCGCGGCAAGCTTGCCGGCGGTCTGTTTGGCACCATGCGTTTTGTCGACAGCGGCAAGCTCAGCCTGCCCAAGGCCAGTGCCACAACCTGGTAA
- a CDS encoding GNAT family N-acetyltransferase: protein MEDIPTLYTERLILRPLQLADAEAVQREFPHWDVVRYLNAAVPWPYPKDGARAYLRDVALPAVAAGKEWPWTIRLKSAPELLIGKISLMDQADNHRGFWLAPAWQGQGLMTEACAVVTDYWFNVLQRPVMRVPKAAPNIGSRKLSERAGMRLIRTDEGDFVGGRFPRELWEITREEWQQRH from the coding sequence ATGGAAGACATACCGACGCTGTACACCGAACGACTGATCCTGCGCCCATTGCAACTGGCCGATGCCGAAGCCGTGCAGCGCGAATTTCCGCATTGGGACGTGGTGCGTTATCTGAACGCAGCCGTGCCATGGCCGTATCCGAAGGACGGTGCCCGCGCCTATCTGCGCGACGTTGCCTTGCCGGCGGTTGCGGCGGGCAAGGAATGGCCGTGGACGATTCGTCTGAAATCGGCACCGGAACTGTTGATCGGCAAAATCAGCCTGATGGATCAAGCGGACAACCACCGCGGCTTCTGGCTGGCTCCAGCGTGGCAAGGTCAGGGTTTGATGACGGAAGCCTGCGCGGTGGTGACCGATTACTGGTTCAACGTTCTGCAACGCCCAGTGATGCGCGTGCCGAAAGCGGCGCCGAACATTGGCTCGCGCAAGCTCTCGGAGCGCGCGGGGATGCGCTTGATCCGAACCGATGAAGGCGATTTCGTCGGTGGGCGTTTCCCTCGGGAGCTGTGGGAAATCACCCGGGAAGAATGGCAGCAGCGCCACTGA
- a CDS encoding carbon-nitrogen hydrolase family protein, with translation MAKSTVAALQIGALPEGKNATLEQILSWEGAIIESGAALVVMPEALLGGYPKGEGFGTQLGYRLPEGREAYARYFANAIDVPGAETEALAALSARTGANLVIGVIERAGSTLYCTALYFDPQAGLVGKHRKLMPTGTERLIWGKGDGSTLPVFDTQVGKLGAVVCWENMMPLLRTAMYAKGIEVWCAPTVDEREMWQVSMRHIAHEGRCFVVSACQVQASPQALGVEIANWPAERPLIAGGSVIVGPMGDVLAGPLRGEAGLLTAEIDTDELVRARYDYDVVGHYARPDVFELSVDERAKPGVRFNT, from the coding sequence ATGGCCAAATCAACTGTTGCTGCGCTGCAAATCGGCGCCTTGCCCGAGGGCAAAAACGCCACCCTGGAACAGATTTTGAGTTGGGAAGGCGCGATCATCGAATCCGGCGCGGCGCTGGTGGTGATGCCGGAAGCGCTGCTGGGCGGCTATCCAAAAGGTGAAGGGTTCGGCACGCAACTGGGTTATCGCCTGCCAGAAGGGCGCGAAGCCTATGCCCGATACTTCGCCAACGCGATCGATGTGCCGGGCGCCGAAACGGAAGCGCTGGCGGCACTGTCGGCGCGAACCGGGGCGAACCTGGTAATCGGTGTGATTGAACGTGCTGGCAGCACGTTGTATTGCACGGCGCTGTATTTCGATCCGCAGGCAGGGCTCGTCGGCAAACACCGCAAGCTGATGCCCACCGGCACCGAGCGGCTGATTTGGGGCAAGGGTGATGGCTCGACGTTGCCGGTGTTCGACACGCAGGTCGGCAAGCTTGGCGCGGTGGTGTGCTGGGAAAACATGATGCCGCTGCTGCGCACCGCGATGTACGCCAAAGGCATCGAAGTCTGGTGCGCACCGACCGTCGATGAGCGCGAGATGTGGCAAGTCAGCATGCGCCACATCGCCCATGAAGGCCGCTGCTTTGTGGTCAGTGCGTGTCAGGTGCAAGCTTCGCCTCAGGCGTTGGGCGTTGAAATCGCCAATTGGCCAGCGGAGCGTCCGCTGATTGCTGGCGGCAGCGTGATTGTCGGGCCGATGGGCGATGTGCTGGCGGGGCCGTTGCGCGGCGAGGCGGGGTTGCTGACAGCTGAAATCGACACCGATGAACTGGTGCGCGCGCGGTATGACTACGATGTGGTCGGCCACTATGCGCGGCCGGATGTGTTTGAGCTGTCTGTGGATGAACGGGCCAAGCCCGGGGTGCGATTCAACACATAA